One genomic window of Sporichthyaceae bacterium includes the following:
- the dapB gene encoding 4-hydroxy-tetrahydrodipicolinate reductase, whose amino-acid sequence MTIKVGVLGSAGRMGEETCRAVEGAEDMTLVARVDQDDRIETLAENGAQVAVDFTHPGVVMGNLEYLISHGISAVVGTTGFDEERLAQLRTWLAAKPEVGALIAPNFGIGAVLMMRFAAQAARFFESVEIVELHHPNKVDAPSGTARRTAEIIAASRSAAGLGAMPDATRTGLPGARGADADGVPVHAVRLRGLVAHQEVLFGDEGETLSIRHDSLHRSSFMPGVLLGIRRLAAGAPGLTVGLEAFLDLEG is encoded by the coding sequence GTGACGATCAAGGTTGGCGTGTTGGGCTCGGCCGGGCGGATGGGCGAGGAGACCTGCCGGGCGGTCGAGGGCGCCGAGGACATGACACTGGTGGCCCGGGTCGACCAGGACGACCGGATCGAGACGTTGGCGGAGAACGGCGCGCAGGTGGCCGTCGATTTCACCCACCCCGGCGTCGTTATGGGCAACCTCGAGTACCTGATCTCCCACGGCATCTCCGCGGTGGTCGGCACCACCGGTTTCGACGAGGAGCGGCTGGCCCAACTGCGCACCTGGCTGGCTGCAAAACCTGAGGTCGGCGCGCTGATCGCGCCGAATTTCGGCATCGGCGCGGTGTTGATGATGCGTTTCGCGGCGCAGGCGGCGCGGTTCTTCGAATCCGTCGAGATCGTCGAACTTCACCACCCGAACAAGGTCGACGCGCCCAGTGGCACCGCCCGGCGCACCGCGGAAATCATCGCCGCGAGCCGGAGCGCAGCCGGCCTGGGGGCCATGCCGGATGCCACCCGAACCGGGCTGCCCGGCGCGCGCGGCGCGGACGCCGACGGGGTGCCGGTGCATGCGGTGCGGTTGCGGGGTCTGGTCGCCCACCAGGAGGTCCTGTTCGGCGACGAGGGGGAGACGTTGAGCATCCGTCACGACTCCCTGCACCGGTCCTCGTTCATGCCCGGGGTGCTGCTCGGGATTCGCCGGCTGGCCGCGGGGGCGCCCGGGCTGACCGTGGGCCTGGAAGCCTTCCTCGATCTGGAAGGTTGA
- a CDS encoding pitrilysin family protein, which translates to MTSVDLGQQRPGTTRTLLAPGADGGAVRRTVLPGGLRIITEEMPSVRSATFGIWVGVGSRDETPRLAGATHYLEHLLFKGTARRDALTISSALDAVGGEMNAFTSKEYTCYYARVLDRDLPLAIDVIADMVTSSLIARADVDGERGVILEEIAMNEDDPADAVQEAFAGELFGDSPLGRPILGTVASINALTRTSINGWYRRRYVAPNIVVAAAGNLTHRAVVRAVSAAFRAADALGPADTVPAAPRHGAQRLPGRAAVRVIERPTEQANLVLGVPGMARTDDRRFALGVLNSALGGGMSSRLFQEVREKRGLAYSVYSFAAHYAELGMFGVYAGCLPAKVDEVLDVCRTELARAAADGITAEELRRGIGSLKGGYVLGLEDTGQRMTRLGKSELAYGELLSIDEVLRRIDAVSLDDVRAVAADLLAAPQTLAVVGPFGPDRDFAAPAA; encoded by the coding sequence GTGACGAGCGTCGATCTGGGGCAGCAGCGTCCGGGCACCACCCGGACGCTGCTGGCGCCCGGCGCGGACGGCGGCGCGGTGCGCCGCACCGTGCTGCCCGGCGGGTTGCGCATCATCACCGAGGAAATGCCCTCGGTGCGTTCGGCCACCTTCGGCATCTGGGTCGGGGTGGGCTCGCGCGACGAGACGCCGCGGCTGGCCGGGGCCACCCACTACCTCGAGCATTTGCTGTTCAAGGGCACCGCCCGCCGCGACGCGTTAACCATCTCCTCCGCGCTGGATGCGGTGGGCGGGGAGATGAACGCGTTCACCAGCAAGGAGTACACCTGCTACTACGCCCGGGTGCTGGACCGCGACCTGCCCCTGGCCATCGACGTGATCGCCGACATGGTCACCTCCTCGCTCATTGCCCGCGCCGACGTGGACGGCGAGCGCGGGGTGATCCTCGAGGAGATCGCGATGAACGAGGACGACCCGGCCGACGCGGTGCAGGAGGCCTTCGCCGGGGAGCTGTTCGGGGACAGCCCATTGGGCCGCCCGATCCTGGGCACCGTCGCCTCCATCAACGCGCTGACCCGCACCTCGATCAACGGGTGGTACCGACGGCGGTACGTGGCCCCGAACATCGTGGTCGCCGCGGCCGGGAATCTGACGCACCGTGCGGTGGTGCGCGCGGTCTCCGCGGCCTTCCGCGCTGCGGACGCGCTCGGCCCGGCCGACACCGTGCCCGCCGCCCCGCGCCACGGTGCACAGCGGTTGCCCGGCCGCGCCGCGGTGCGGGTGATCGAGCGACCCACCGAGCAGGCCAACCTGGTGCTCGGCGTGCCCGGCATGGCCCGCACCGACGACCGCCGGTTCGCGCTCGGCGTGCTGAACAGCGCACTGGGCGGCGGAATGAGCTCGCGGCTGTTCCAGGAGGTGCGGGAGAAGCGCGGTCTGGCCTATTCGGTGTACAGCTTCGCCGCGCACTACGCCGAACTCGGCATGTTCGGCGTCTACGCGGGTTGCCTGCCGGCGAAGGTTGACGAGGTGCTCGATGTGTGCCGGACCGAGTTGGCACGGGCAGCCGCGGACGGCATCACCGCGGAGGAGTTGCGCCGCGGCATCGGCTCGCTCAAGGGCGGCTACGTGCTGGGCCTGGAGGACACCGGCCAGCGGATGACGCGGCTGGGCAAATCCGAGCTGGCCTACGGCGAACTGCTGTCCATCGACGAGGTGCTCCGGCGCATCGATGCGGTCAGCCTGGACGACGTGCGCGCAGTGGCCGCGGACCTCCTGGCCGCCCCGCAAACGCTGGCCGTGGTGGGCCCGTTCGGCCCCGACCGCGACTTCGCCGCCCCCGCCGCCTGA